The Halomonas qaidamensis genome includes the window GGTGGGGGTGCGTATTCACGCCCTTTACGGTTCTTCATCACCTGCTTACACACCGCCCCTAACCGATAATGCCGTCATTCACTATTTAGCACTTTCCTGCTCACCTTGCTTTAAGCGTACCTGCCCGCTGGGGCATACCAACTGTTTGAATGAGCTAGAAGTAGAGCAAGTATACCGAGCGATGCGTGTCGATAGTCAGCGCGCTAACGGCGTTAATGTTAACGCATAATCTCGACTTCATCGGCCTGATCAGCAGGCGCTTCTATAACCTGTTGGTCGGCACTCTCATTATCTTGCGTTTTACGTCGTTGAGGAGTCAGTCCTTCCCAAAGACGGTGCTGTAACGCGGTCTCTTCTCTGAGCCGCTCGTTAAGCACCTCAAGCCCATGTGTTTCTACCAATGTTGGTTGATTGCTAAGTAATGACGCGCCAAGCCCTGCACGGTTGTTAGTAAGTGGTAGTCCCATGGCATCCAAAATAGTGGGGAATACGTCTAACATTGTCGCTCCCCGCCGCACTGTCAGTGGTGTGATGTCATCCCCTAGCATGATTAGCGTATTGTCTCGCTCAAGTGTTGTCAGTTGATCCCAAACTGACACGCGCATCGTGAGGTGATCGCTAAGGACGACAACTAAGGTGTTTTCGAGTAGACCTTCTTGTTCAAGGCGCTCAATAAGATCGCGCGCTTGGCTAGCCGAACATTTCACCGAATATAAGATATCCTGACCATCGAACTCACCCTGGCGGTCTAGGCACGTTTGGGAGGGGAAGCCGCCAGGAGCATGACCAGCAATGCTTAGATTAACCACTGCCCAGGGGCCGTCATCCTCTTCACTCAAACGACGAATCTCATCCACAGTAAAATCGTAAAGTGTATCGTCGTAGAGTCCCCAGCTATTAACGTACTCTGGGTCATCGAGTTCCGCCGATAGCTCCTCCTTTCCTTTTACCGTATTAAACTGATGGCCTCGGTAGAAAAGACCTTTACCAGCAAACTGGGTGCTGGCCCCACCCAAATAGCTAAGACGATAGCCTTGAGCGGCTAACACATCGCCTAGGCAATCAACCCCGGGAACAACTTTAGATAGTGGATCGAACTGACTATCGTGTAACAGCCCTGCAGGCATCAGTGGCACACCACACTGGCTAGCAATCATACCCGCCATGGTCCAGCCGGTGTTTTCCATTTGCTGGATACCCTCAAAGACCAGCCCGCGTTCGCCTAGTGCGGTTAAATCAGCGTAAGCATCACCAAATAGCTCATTGCTATACGTGCGTTCAATACTTTCCAAGTACATTACCAAGAGGTTAGGCGCATTGACTTGGTCTTCCGTGGGCGGTGGCACGTAACGTCGATCTAACCAAGCACCATCATCCGTTACAATAGCTGCGCTGCGCTGCCCTAAACCGTATAGCATCGGATTTGCGGCTAGCAAGAGAAGTGCAACAAAACGTTCAGCTAGTCGCCAACGCTGATCATGCCGAGTAATCCAGGTAACCGATGCCAGCACGGCGAGCACACTCGCCGTGTAAATAGCCGCAGTGATCATTTTTCCAGCACCGCCATGCTCGGCCATGCCGGCTTGAAGGTGGAAAAACACGGCGCCTAAATCGACATTGCCAAAACTATCAGCTAAATAGATATAGACGCCTAGCAAGCTGAGTGGTATCAGCGACCAAGGCCACATCCGGCGATAGCGAGCGTTTAGCGGCGCGCCCCAGCGCAGCTTAAGACCAATGCTGATCCATAGAGCGGCTGTGAAAAATAGCGTCCACCAAGGCAGCCGAGTTAGGACGGTGATGGCATAGCCAAGACAGATACCGATAACGAGCAGTGGCAGCCATGGAGTAAGTTTGAGTGACCTTGGTGCTGGCATGCGTCTCCAGAAACGAGTGTTGATAGAGTAAAGAAATACGGGGCCTCTTGATCACAAGATCAGGTGGAGACTGCCCAGTAGTAGAGATATCTTTAG containing:
- a CDS encoding sulfatase-like hydrolase/transferase, translated to MPAPRSLKLTPWLPLLVIGICLGYAITVLTRLPWWTLFFTAALWISIGLKLRWGAPLNARYRRMWPWSLIPLSLLGVYIYLADSFGNVDLGAVFFHLQAGMAEHGGAGKMITAAIYTASVLAVLASVTWITRHDQRWRLAERFVALLLLAANPMLYGLGQRSAAIVTDDGAWLDRRYVPPPTEDQVNAPNLLVMYLESIERTYSNELFGDAYADLTALGERGLVFEGIQQMENTGWTMAGMIASQCGVPLMPAGLLHDSQFDPLSKVVPGVDCLGDVLAAQGYRLSYLGGASTQFAGKGLFYRGHQFNTVKGKEELSAELDDPEYVNSWGLYDDTLYDFTVDEIRRLSEEDDGPWAVVNLSIAGHAPGGFPSQTCLDRQGEFDGQDILYSVKCSASQARDLIERLEQEGLLENTLVVVLSDHLTMRVSVWDQLTTLERDNTLIMLGDDITPLTVRRGATMLDVFPTILDAMGLPLTNNRAGLGASLLSNQPTLVETHGLEVLNERLREETALQHRLWEGLTPQRRKTQDNESADQQVIEAPADQADEVEIMR